A DNA window from Mastomys coucha isolate ucsf_1 unplaced genomic scaffold, UCSF_Mcou_1 pScaffold21, whole genome shotgun sequence contains the following coding sequences:
- the Abhd17b gene encoding alpha/beta hydrolase domain-containing protein 17B, with translation MNNLSFSELCCLFCCPPCPGKIASKLAFLPPDPTYTLMCDESGSRWTLHLSERADWQYSSREKDAIECFMTRTSKGNRIACMFVRCSPNAKYTLLFSHGNAVDLGQMSSFYIGLGSRINCNIFSYDYSGYGASSGKPTEKNLYADVEAAWLALRTRYGIRPENVIIYGQSIGTVPSVDLAARYESAAVILHSPLTSGMRVAFPDTKKTYCFDAFPNIDKISKITSPVLIIHGTEDEVIDFSHGLALFERCQRPVEPLWVEGAGHNDVELYGQYLERLKQFVSQELVNL, from the exons ATGAATAATCTCTCATTTAGTGAGCTATGTTGCCTCTTCTGCTGTCCACCTTGCCCAGGGAAAATTGCTTCAAAACTAGCATTCTTGCCACCTGATCCAACTTACACACTGATGTGTGATGAAAGTGGAAGCCGCTGGACCTTACACCTGTCAGAACGAGCAGACTGGCAGTACTCATCCAGAGAAAAAGATGCTATTGAATGTTTCATGACAAGAACCAGTAAAGGCAACAGAATTGCTTGTATGTTTGTGCGTTGTTCACCAAATGCTAAATATACCTTACTCTTCTCACATGGAAATGCTGTTGATCTTGGTCAGATGAGCAGTTTTTATATAGGTCTGGGGTCCCGGATTAATTGTAATATATTCTCATATGATTACTCCGGATATGGTGCTAGTTCTGGAAAGCCAACAGAGAAGAACCTGTATGCAGATGTTGAAGCTGCCTGGCTGGCTCTTCGGACAAG GTACGGCATTCGTCCTGAAAATGTGATTATATATGGCCAGAGCATAGGGACAGTCCCATCTGTGGATCTTGCTGCTCGCTATGAGAGTGCTGCTGTTATTCTTCATTCTCCCTTGACCTCAGGAATGCGAGTTGCTTTCCCTGATACCAAGAAAACCTACTGTTTTGATGCATTCCCAAA TATTGACAAAATCTCTAAGATAACCTCTCCAGTATTAATAATTCATGGGACTGAAGATGAAGTCATTGACTTTTCACATGGCCTCGCCTTGTTTGAGCGTTGCCAAAGACCTGTGGAGCCTCTCTGGGTTGAGGGGGCAGGACACAATGACGTGGAGCTTTATGGACAATACCTTGAGAGGTTGAAACAGTTTGTGTCACAGGAACTGGTAAATTTGTAA